The nucleotide sequence GTATCAATATCCTCTAAACAAAGTCCCCGAAATTTTAGATAAGAATATCCTGCACCATGGGATGGTCGTCGCCGCATTCGGATTGTTCTTTTTAAAATACGGAGAAAAGAAGAAGTAGAACTATCTCATGACAAAAACCGCAAGCACGAGCCCATTCGTCTCTTTACAGGTCCCTGAATTCAGGAATTTTTTGGCCGGAAAATTTTTGGTCACACTTTCATTCATTATGCAATCCACTGTGGTCTTTTGGCAGATTGACCATATCACTCACGATGCATTCTTCGTGGGTCTCATAGGATTTGCAGAGCTTGTGCCTAACGTTGCAGTTTCCCTATTTTCCGGATTGGTTGTGGACAGTATTCCAAGAAAAAAGATCATCTTCCTTTCACTCACCGGTTTGACTTTCAGTTCTTTCTTACTTTTATTATTCACTCTTCCCGGTTTCGAATGGGTTATCGAAAATTATTGGGTCTATCCGATCTATTCTGTGATCTTTTTCTCCGGGATCTGCAGAGGGTTTTTATCCCCTAGTATCGCAGCTTTTCAAACCCAATTAGTCTCTAAGGAAATTTTTCCGAATGCTGCGACTTGGAGCGGTGTTGCTTGGCAGGGTTCCGCGGTTTTAGGTCCGATGCTTGGCGGACTTCTGACCGGATTTAACGGAGTACAAACGGCTTATCTTGCGGACTTCTGCATTATGGTTTTTTCCTTATTCCTGCTATTATTAGTTCCGTCCAAACCTGTTCCGGAAAAACAAGGAGAGAAGGAATCCATCTGGAAAAGTTTGGGAACCGGTTGGAAGTTCGTATTCGGCCACCAATTGATCTTAGGCGCGATCAGTTTGGATCTGTTTGCGGTATTATTCGGAGGAGCAGTTGCACTTATACCGACATTCTCCCGAGAAGTTTTAGGAATGGGCCCGGAATATTACGGAATATTAAGATCGGCTCCAGCGATCGGTGCGGTGCTTTGTGCGTTATTTATCGCAGTCAAACCTCCCAAAACAAATTCCGGAATTATACTACTCAGTAGCGTATTCGGTTTCGGGATCTGTATGATCGTATTCGCGCTCTCCAAGAATTTTTATCTATCTTGCGCAGCCCTGGTCGTAAGCGGTTCCTTCGATATGGTAAGTGTTGTGATCCGACATACGATCGTTCAGATGTATACCCCGGAACATATGAGGGGAAGAGTCTCCGCGGTAAATAATATCTTCATAGGTTCTTCTAACGAGTTGGGAGCATTCGAATCGGGAGCCGCCGCCAAAGCATTTGGCCTAGTCCCTTCCGTGGTATTAGGAGGAACTCTTACTCTTTTAACGGTAGGGATCGTTACCGCGATCGCACCTCGTCTAAGAAAAATGGATCTAAAGGATATAACGGTTTAAATATGGATAATATTCTTACCCAACAAGAGGCAATGCTCCGCTCCGGACAGATCTCCGAAGTGGATTACACCTTAAAATTAAAACTAGAAAAAGGATCCCAAGAATACGAGGGAGAGACCACAGTCCGATTCGTATACAACGGCGGCAAAAAAGGGAAACTCAAAGTGGATTTTATTTCCAAAAAGATCGAGATCCTTTGGCTGAACGGTAAAGAAGAAACAAATTACGAAAAAAAAGAATCCGCACTATTCTTATCCGGAGAATTATTAGCGGAAGGTAAAAACGAACTCAAAGTAAAATACAAAAATGCCTTCGATCATAGCGGTTCGGGCTTTCATAAATTTACGGATCCTTCCGACAAAGCGGAATACATGCATACGGACTTCGAGCCGTTCGAAGCTCATAGATTATTCCCCTCTTTCGACCAGCCGGATCTAAAAGCGACTTACGAGTTGGAGATTACCGGACCTTCGGAATGGACCTATATCCACAACACGGTCCCGAAATCGGAAGAGACCCAGGGAAATTATAAAAACATAAAGTTCCAGAAGACCAAAAAATTCTCCACGTATCTATTCTCTCTCATCGTAGGTCCTTATGCGGTTTGGGAAGATAAAGCGGGAGAGATCCCTCTTAGAATATTCTGCCGTAAGTCCCTCTCCAAATATATGGATGCGGAGAATTTGTTTGCGATCACCAAGGAAGCGTTCGGTTTTTTACAGGAATATTTCGGGATTCCCTATCCGTACGGAAAATACGACCAGATATTCGTGCCTGAATTCAATATGGGAGCCATGGAAAATGTGGGAGCGGTCACATTTTCCGAAAGTTATATTTTCCGCGGGCCACGGATCTACTCGGAATATCTAAATAGAGCCAACACTGTGTATCACGAAATGGTACACATGTGGTTCGGAAACCTGGTCACAATGAAATGGTGGAACGATCTCTGGCTAAACGAAAGTTTTGCGGATTATCTTTCTTATTATTCCATGTCCAAAGGGAAAATTTTCCCGGACGCATTAGAACATTTTTATGTAAGGGAAGAATGGGCTTATAGAGAAGACCAACTTTCCACAACCCACCCGATCGCCGGAAAAGCGGAAAATACCTTGGAAGCGATCAGCAATTTCGACGGGATCTCTTATTCCAAAGGGGCTTCCGTTCTTCGCCAATTGATGTACTACGTGGGAGAAGAAAAATTCAGGGATGCGATGCGGCTTTATTTTAAAAGACATGCCGAAAAGAACACAGTCCTAAACGATTTTCTTTCCTGCATGTCGGAAACAAGCGGCATCGATATCCGAGGTTGGAGTAAGGAATGGTTGGAAACTACAGGAGTCAACACTCTCAGTCCTGTCCGACAAAACGGTAGATTGTTTTTACACCAAGGACCTTCCGCAACAAACGGACTTTTACGCACGCACGCACTTCAAGCAACATTATTCCGAGAAAAGAACGGAGTATTGGAAGAAGTCTGGAAAAAAAGAGTTCTCGTAAAAGGAAAAGAAACCCTATTGGAGGAAAATTATACCGGAGAAGCGGACCTTCTACTCTTAAACACCGAAGACTTCGCCTATGCCAAAACCTATCTAAGTAAAGAATCGCTTCCAATCTTAAAAAGAAGCTTACACACTCTAAAGGATCGTTTTTCCAGAAGAGTTGTATGGGGAAGTTTATGGCAGATGGTAAGAGATGCGGAACTTTCTCCCAAGGAATTTTTGGAATTAGCCTTGGACCAAGGACTGAAAGAACCTGACCTTTCCGTTCGAAACAGTCATATACTTACCAAAGCTTTGACGGTAATAGACAATTATATTCCGGAGACTGAAAAGCGAACCTGGTCCGATCAACTTAATCGTATCGCCAAGCAAAAATCGCTTTTAGCCCAAAACCCGGAACAAGAACAGATCCTATGGTTTAGAATATTAGAAAATACTTCTAAATCTCCCGAACAACTCGCATACTTAAAAGAATTATTGGATCAGAAAAAAAGTATTCCAGGGATCGCAATGGACCAAGAGAGACGTTGGGTCATTCTTTCCAGACTAAGCGCCCACGGAGATCCGGAATCTTCTAAACGGATCGAAGAAGAAGTTACTAAAGACAATACCGATCTGGGAGCAAAAAAAGCGTTCTTAGCAAAAGTCTCCTTCCCGGACCCTAAAACCAAAAAAGAATCCTGGGAAAGATTTTTGAAACCGATCGACGGAGATTCGACGGATTTTTTAAGATATGGGATGAGAGGATTCCAATGGAATCACCAAAAGGATCTGCTGGTTACTTATACGGAGGAGTATTTTAACTCGGTGATCTCCGTGTATGAAACAAGAGATCCTCATTTTGCCTCCGCATTCGGACATCTCATGTTCCCTTCTTTTGAGCCGGATCCGAATCTGTTAAAAAGGACACAAGAGTTTCTGGACCAAAATAAAAAACTACCGGAATTATTGAGAAAGGATCTCCAACAGCAGAGGGACGATATGCAAAGAACCTTGAAAGTTTTGGAAAAGTATAAGAGCCTATCGGCACTTGAAGCCCGTGACTAAACACTAAGCGATAACCTAATTTTTGAAACGGTCTATAAGATCTAAACGGTCTTTCTAATTCCCTAAGAAAAAAGAAGAGTTAGAGGGCAGCCTCCAACTCTTAACCAAAAAGATCTATATTTTAGACTGGATTATGTGGTAGCAGGTTCCCTTTTTCCGGAGGAGTTTACCGAAGTTTCTCCATGTTGTTTTTTCCATTCATCTAATTTTTTATCCATTACCTTAAACCATAAAGGTGGGAATAAAGCCAAAAGGATCATCAATTCGTATCCGTAAGGGAGTTGCGGACTTTCTTCGAAATGACGTAAGGATTGGTATCTTCTTCCTGCGTTTGCATGATGATCGGAATGTCTTTGTAATTGGAACAAAAACGCGTTAGACAAACTAAAGTTTTGGTTCCAAGAATGGATCGGTAAAACCTTCTCGAATTTTCCGGGAGAAACTTCCTTACGAGCTAAGCCGTAATGTTCGATATAGTTCACCAACTCTAACAGAGAGAATGCGATCCAACTTTGCACAAAGAAAAATGCAGGCACCTGCCAGTTCAAATTTCCGGTGATCGCATAAAATATCCCCGTCACCGCGGAAATAAATAAAAGAGGAATGATCATGGATGTGATCATCTCATTCTCCAAAGTCCAAACGGATTTTCCCAGCTTACCTAATCTTTTTTTCTCTAAATTCCAAGCGCTTGTCAAACTTCCAAAAACGGTTCTTGGATAAAAAGAA is from Leptospira sp. WS58.C1 and encodes:
- a CDS encoding MFS transporter encodes the protein MTKTASTSPFVSLQVPEFRNFLAGKFLVTLSFIMQSTVVFWQIDHITHDAFFVGLIGFAELVPNVAVSLFSGLVVDSIPRKKIIFLSLTGLTFSSFLLLLFTLPGFEWVIENYWVYPIYSVIFFSGICRGFLSPSIAAFQTQLVSKEIFPNAATWSGVAWQGSAVLGPMLGGLLTGFNGVQTAYLADFCIMVFSLFLLLLVPSKPVPEKQGEKESIWKSLGTGWKFVFGHQLILGAISLDLFAVLFGGAVALIPTFSREVLGMGPEYYGILRSAPAIGAVLCALFIAVKPPKTNSGIILLSSVFGFGICMIVFALSKNFYLSCAALVVSGSFDMVSVVIRHTIVQMYTPEHMRGRVSAVNNIFIGSSNELGAFESGAAAKAFGLVPSVVLGGTLTLLTVGIVTAIAPRLRKMDLKDITV
- the pepN gene encoding aminopeptidase N — translated: MDNILTQQEAMLRSGQISEVDYTLKLKLEKGSQEYEGETTVRFVYNGGKKGKLKVDFISKKIEILWLNGKEETNYEKKESALFLSGELLAEGKNELKVKYKNAFDHSGSGFHKFTDPSDKAEYMHTDFEPFEAHRLFPSFDQPDLKATYELEITGPSEWTYIHNTVPKSEETQGNYKNIKFQKTKKFSTYLFSLIVGPYAVWEDKAGEIPLRIFCRKSLSKYMDAENLFAITKEAFGFLQEYFGIPYPYGKYDQIFVPEFNMGAMENVGAVTFSESYIFRGPRIYSEYLNRANTVYHEMVHMWFGNLVTMKWWNDLWLNESFADYLSYYSMSKGKIFPDALEHFYVREEWAYREDQLSTTHPIAGKAENTLEAISNFDGISYSKGASVLRQLMYYVGEEKFRDAMRLYFKRHAEKNTVLNDFLSCMSETSGIDIRGWSKEWLETTGVNTLSPVRQNGRLFLHQGPSATNGLLRTHALQATLFREKNGVLEEVWKKRVLVKGKETLLEENYTGEADLLLLNTEDFAYAKTYLSKESLPILKRSLHTLKDRFSRRVVWGSLWQMVRDAELSPKEFLELALDQGLKEPDLSVRNSHILTKALTVIDNYIPETEKRTWSDQLNRIAKQKSLLAQNPEQEQILWFRILENTSKSPEQLAYLKELLDQKKSIPGIAMDQERRWVILSRLSAHGDPESSKRIEEEVTKDNTDLGAKKAFLAKVSFPDPKTKKESWERFLKPIDGDSTDFLRYGMRGFQWNHQKDLLVTYTEEYFNSVISVYETRDPHFASAFGHLMFPSFEPDPNLLKRTQEFLDQNKKLPELLRKDLQQQRDDMQRTLKVLEKYKSLSALEARD
- a CDS encoding alkane 1-monooxygenase, whose amino-acid sequence is MSVGKRLSFLIAYLIPVLAVLGYYLGGYYNFLTLAVVFGILPIMDLWIGPDASNPKEEDVPELQKEFYFRFLTYAWAWIQFGLVIWALWEVQTQPLSTLEWGAFVLAIGVNTGGIGITVAHELGHKNTKIEQWYSKFILMTVCYMHFFIEHNRGHHVNVSTHEDPASSRKGESFFSFYPRTVFGSLTSAWNLEKKRLGKLGKSVWTLENEMITSMIIPLLFISAVTGIFYAITGNLNWQVPAFFFVQSWIAFSLLELVNYIEHYGLARKEVSPGKFEKVLPIHSWNQNFSLSNAFLFQLQRHSDHHANAGRRYQSLRHFEESPQLPYGYELMILLALFPPLWFKVMDKKLDEWKKQHGETSVNSSGKREPATT